The Gammaproteobacteria bacterium genome contains the following window.
CGCTACTCAACTAACTGTTAATTCATCTGTTGCACTTCGAGCTTGAATCCACCAGGCCCTAGATCTGCACCTAAATAGGCCGTTTTTACCCTGGGATTAACGAGCAAAGCATCTGCGCGATCCCCAAGGGTGATCGCCCCGCCTTCAAGGACATAACCACGCTGGCTAGTTGCTAGGGCTAAACGTGCGTTTTGCTCCACCAGCAAAAGGGTCACTCCGTCCTGGGCAATGCTGATCAAGGTATCAAAAATCCTTCGCACTAAGATGGGAGCGAGACCCATGCTGGGTTCGTCAAGAAGCAGGAGTTTAGGGCGTGACATCAGCGCGCGTGCGATGGCGAGCATCTGTTGTTCTCCGCCAGAAAGCGTTCCGGCCTTCTGGCTGAGACGCTCTCCAAGGCGTGGGAAAAGTTGATAGGCGCGATCTAGTCCCGACTTGAGGATGTCATAGTCGGAGATGAGATATCCACCCATTAACAGATTTTCTTCCACGGTCAAGCGGGGAAAGACCCCACGCCCTTCTGGTACTAGGGCCAAACCATGACGGACCCGTTCATGGCAGGGAAGATGGGTGATGGGCTTTCCCCATAGAGAGATCTCTCCTGCTGTCGGTGTGAGTAGACCTGCCAAGGCGCGGAGGATGGTACTCTTGCCAGCTCCATTGGCACCAATGAGACAGGCTACTTCGCCCTCGGCTACCACTAAATCAACGTTCGTAACCGCCTGAATGCCACCGTAGTGGACGGTCAGACCGTGTACTTCGAGCAAGTTCACTTTGTCCACCTACCATACTGAAAAGCTAAAAAATTTTTTAGGAGCAATTTAACTGTTTATCCATATCCCAGATAAGCTGCGATGACCGTTGCGTCTTGTTGCACCTCTCGGGGAGTGCCTTCGGCAATTTTGCATCCATAATCCAATACCGCCACCCGGTCGCAAAGTTCCATGACCAGCGTCATGTCGTGCTCAATGAGTAACAGTGTCATTCCATCGTGACGAATCCGCTCCAGGAGCTTGCGTAATGCAACTGTTTCCGTTGCGTTCATTCCTGCTGCGGGTTCGTCCAGGGCCAACAGGCGTGGTTCAGTGGCGAGGGCGCGTGCGATCTCCAGACGGCGCTGATCACCGTAAGACAGATGTTTGGCGAGATCTCCAGCGCGTGCGCTGATCCCAACATAATCCAGTAAATGCCAAGCGTAATTACGGATTTCGGCTTCCTCGGCGCGGGTTTTTAGGCCACGAAGAAGCGCGCCCACGACTCCGGAATGAGTACGCACATGGCGACCGACCATGACATTTTCTAGCGCAGTCATGTTGGCGAAGAGTCGAATGTTCTGAAAGGTTCGCGCTATTCCGCGACGCGCTACCGCGTGTGGTTTAAGGCCGGACAGCGTGATCCCTTCAAGAGTGAACCAGCCCTCGTTGGGATGATAAAGTCCGGTGAGACAATTAAAAAAAGTGGTTTTACCTGCACCGTTAGGACCAATCAATCCACAGATTTCCCCGGTGCGAATCACCAACGAAACAGATTCCAAGGCGTTGAGTCCACCGAAATGCTTGGTGATGGCGACCGCTTCCAGAAGTACCTCAGAGACGGACATCGTGGAGATTGCTTCAAACTTCATAAGTAAATATATTCATGCGTGTTATAAAAATTAGCATTAAAAATAAGGTAATGCCATTATTTATAGGATAAGCTAAAATATCCCATTCACTATTTTTGACAAAAAGGAGAATTTCCATGTGTTGCCCTAATTGCAAATCTGAATCTGTTGTAAAAAATGGTTTTAATTCGACCAGTAAGCAAATGTATAGTTGTAATACATGTGGCCGTCAATTTGTATTGAATTCGGAAAAATACCCAATTTCGGACGAAAAGAAAGAATTAATCGACCGTTTGTTACTGGAACGTATTTCATTGGAGGGAATTGTGCGAGTAGCAGGTGTTTCCGAGTCATGGCTTCAGAAATATGTAAATGAGAAATATGATCAAACTCCGCGAGAGATAAAAGTTGAAAAGAAATTAAAAGGACGTCTCACCATTGAATGTGATGAACTATGGTCTTTTGTGGGAAAAAAGTCTAATAAACAATGAATTTAGCTTGCCATCGATCGGGATACTCGAGAAATTGTTGGGGTTTATATTGGCGATCGCAGCGAGCAGTCCGCACGCGCCTTGTGGAATTCATTACCCCCCGTCTACCGTCAATGGGCGATGAGTTATACGGATTTCTGGTCCGCCTATGCGGCAATTTTTCCCTATTGAAAAATTCAATTGCACCCTCCGTCAACGAATTTCGAGATTAGTGAGAAAATCATTGTCATTTTCAAAAAAATTAGCCAATCATATTGGAGCAATTTGGTACTTTATCCATCACTATAATGCCTCGCTTCCGATTAACCAAAACGGATAATCATTATCGAATCCTATAAATTAGGGCACTACCCGCGATTCATCCCACGGTTTTAACCGTGGCTTTTCTCGCTAATTTTTATAATATTTTCTTTTACCTACATTGTGATGTGAATTAAAAAAACTCGACTCTTTAACATCGAATTTACGTTATTTTAAAAATTTTTGGCTCAAAAATAATTCCGCCAATTTCAAATCTTGATAATGAGTAATTTTTATATTATCGGCATGTCCCGCCACCATCAACGGTCGATAACCTTCCATTTCCATGGCTGCGGATTCATCGGTTGGTGTCCAGCCTTGCGTGATGGCCATGGTAATCGCTGCGCACAAATGTTTCAGACGAAACATCTGTGGGGTTAGGGCACGCCATAACTCTTGCCGTGGCACTGTTTCCAATACTTCGCCCTTGGTGTTGGCGCGTTTAACCGTGTCGCTTATTGGCAGAGCCAGTAGCCCGCCCACCGGATGGTCCACCAGCGCTGCCACCAATCGTTGCAAATCGACAGGACGCAAGCAAGGACGCGCTGCGTCGTGGACCAAAATCC
Protein-coding sequences here:
- the livF gene encoding branched chain amino acid/phenylalanine ABC transporter ATP binding subunit LivF, whose amino-acid sequence is MNLLEVHGLTVHYGGIQAVTNVDLVVAEGEVACLIGANGAGKSTILRALAGLLTPTAGEISLWGKPITHLPCHERVRHGLALVPEGRGVFPRLTVEENLLMGGYLISDYDILKSGLDRAYQLFPRLGERLSQKAGTLSGGEQQMLAIARALMSRPKLLLLDEPSMGLAPILVRRIFDTLISIAQDGVTLLLVEQNARLALATSQRGYVLEGGAITLGDRADALLVNPRVKTAYLGADLGPGGFKLEVQQMN
- the livG gene encoding branched chain amino acid/phenylalanine ABC transporter ATP binding subunit LivG; its protein translation is MKFEAISTMSVSEVLLEAVAITKHFGGLNALESVSLVIRTGEICGLIGPNGAGKTTFFNCLTGLYHPNEGWFTLEGITLSGLKPHAVARRGIARTFQNIRLFANMTALENVMVGRHVRTHSGVVGALLRGLKTRAEEAEIRNYAWHLLDYVGISARAGDLAKHLSYGDQRRLEIARALATEPRLLALDEPAAGMNATETVALRKLLERIRHDGMTLLLIEHDMTLVMELCDRVAVLDYGCKIAEGTPREVQQDATVIAAYLGYG
- a CDS encoding hypothetical protein (Evidence 5 : Unknown function); this translates as MEILLFVKNSEWDILAYPINNGITLFLMLIFITRMNIFTYEV
- a CDS encoding hypothetical protein (Evidence 5 : Unknown function), which produces MCCPNCKSESVVKNGFNSTSKQMYSCNTCGRQFVLNSEKYPISDEKKELIDRLLLERISLEGIVRVAGVSESWLQKYVNEKYDQTPREIKVEKKLKGRLTIECDELWSFVGKKSNKQ
- the ispD gene encoding 2-C-methyl-D-erythritol 4-phosphate cytidylyltransferase, giving the protein MGTEIPKQYLPLAGRTVIEHTLARLCSHPDLTGVVVTLAAGDEYWSHLRMNLPIPIYPVAGGSERVHSVQAGLFYLETLAAPDDWILVHDAARPCLRPVDLQRLVAALVDHPVGGLLALPISDTVKRANTKGEVLETVPRQELWRALTPQMFRLKHLCAAITMAITQGWTPTDESAAMEMEGYRPLMVAGHADNIKITHYQDLKLAELFLSQKFLK